A section of the Rhodothermus sp. genome encodes:
- a CDS encoding OmpH family outer membrane protein — protein sequence MPQTLRILLLGMLCLAGVVQAQHRIGYVDTEYILSKLPEYQAVQQRLDQMVRDWQAELEQRRQEIDRMFEEYQARELLYTPEERQRRREEIARAEAELDRLRQQYFGPEGELFRQQETLLRPLQERILEAIENVAREEGYDYVLDKAAAPLLLYAPPEHDLSDRVLAELNVNVGSQN from the coding sequence ATGCCGCAAACACTAAGGATCTTGCTGCTGGGGATGTTGTGTCTGGCGGGCGTGGTGCAGGCGCAGCATCGCATTGGCTATGTGGATACCGAGTATATTTTAAGCAAGCTGCCTGAGTATCAGGCAGTGCAACAGCGTCTGGATCAGATGGTCCGTGACTGGCAGGCTGAACTCGAACAGCGACGTCAGGAGATCGATCGCATGTTCGAAGAGTACCAGGCGCGGGAGTTGCTCTACACGCCGGAAGAACGGCAGCGCCGTCGCGAGGAAATTGCTCGTGCAGAAGCCGAGCTGGATCGTCTACGGCAACAGTACTTTGGCCCGGAGGGCGAACTGTTCCGGCAACAGGAGACGTTGTTGCGTCCCCTACAGGAACGGATCCTGGAAGCCATTGAGAACGTGGCGCGCGAGGAAGGGTACGATTATGTACTGGACAAAGCAGCAGCTCCCCTGTTGCTGTACGCTCCACCGGAACATGACCTGAGCGATCGGGTTCTCGCCGAGCTTAACGTAAATGTCGGGTCGCAAAATTGA
- a CDS encoding isoprenyl transferase: protein MRSTANTADAVTITGNVQTEEDRALQEELRQRGPLPAHIAIIMDGNGRWAQQQGKRRVVGHYEGVASVRDITEACAQLGIPYLTLYTFSTENWQRPASEVNALMQLLVKTIRREKKALLENGVQLRVIGDMMQLPPICRDELKQAIQETAKNKRLVLTLALSYSGRWEILQAVQALARQVQEGRLRPEEIDEATFAAALPSAGLPDPDLLIRTGGEFRISNFLLWQIAYTELYITDIYWPAFRRRQLYEAIRSYQNRERRFGRIYTSDTNGIG from the coding sequence GTGCGCAGTACTGCTAACACGGCCGACGCGGTGACTATTACAGGCAACGTGCAGACCGAGGAAGACCGAGCGCTCCAGGAGGAGCTTCGGCAGCGGGGACCATTGCCGGCCCATATTGCCATCATCATGGATGGTAACGGTCGGTGGGCGCAACAACAGGGCAAACGACGGGTAGTGGGGCACTACGAAGGCGTTGCATCGGTGCGTGACATCACCGAAGCCTGCGCCCAGCTCGGTATTCCATACCTGACGCTCTATACGTTCAGTACCGAGAACTGGCAGCGGCCGGCTTCTGAAGTCAATGCTCTGATGCAGCTTCTGGTGAAAACAATTCGCCGGGAGAAGAAAGCCCTGCTGGAAAATGGCGTGCAGCTGCGTGTGATCGGCGACATGATGCAGCTGCCTCCAATATGCCGAGACGAGCTAAAACAGGCCATCCAGGAGACGGCCAAAAACAAACGTCTGGTGCTGACGCTGGCTTTGTCTTACAGCGGACGCTGGGAGATTCTGCAGGCTGTGCAGGCACTGGCACGACAGGTGCAGGAAGGCAGGCTGCGACCTGAAGAGATCGACGAAGCCACTTTCGCTGCTGCCCTGCCCAGTGCTGGACTGCCTGATCCTGATCTGCTGATTCGAACAGGCGGCGAGTTTCGCATCTCCAACTTTTTGCTCTGGCAGATTGCGTACACCGAACTGTATATCACAGATATTTACTGGCCCGCCTTCCGGCGGCGTCAGCTGTACGAGGCCATCCGCAGCTACCAGAACCGTGAACGCCGGTTTGGCCGAATTTATACCTCAGATACGAATGGCATCGGTTAA
- the panB gene encoding 3-methyl-2-oxobutanoate hydroxymethyltransferase: MSTQTVPPSVVVNARRVTTQTLQEMKTARIPIAALTAYDYTLARILDTAGIDIILVGDSASNVMAGHETTLPITLDQMIYHAQCVVRAVRRALVVVDLPFGSYQGNPNEALASAIRVMKEAGAHAVKLEGGRPILEAVERIVTAGIPVMGHLGLTPQSIYRFGTYKVRAQEPDEAEQLRRDAKLLEEAGCFAIVLEKIPAALAREVTASLRIPTIGIGAGVDCDGQILVLHDMLGLTTDFNPRFVRRYARLAETITEAVQHYVQDVRHRTFPAPEESY; this comes from the coding sequence ATGAGCACGCAGACGGTCCCGCCTTCCGTGGTAGTCAATGCGCGACGGGTGACTACCCAGACACTGCAAGAAATGAAAACGGCCCGTATCCCGATTGCGGCGCTGACGGCTTACGACTATACGTTGGCGCGTATCCTGGACACGGCCGGCATTGATATAATTCTGGTAGGCGACTCAGCTTCCAACGTAATGGCAGGCCATGAAACCACGCTGCCCATCACGCTGGACCAGATGATCTACCATGCGCAGTGTGTGGTGCGGGCCGTGCGACGGGCGCTGGTCGTAGTCGATCTGCCTTTCGGGTCCTACCAGGGAAATCCCAACGAAGCACTGGCCTCAGCCATCCGGGTCATGAAAGAAGCGGGCGCACACGCCGTCAAACTGGAAGGCGGACGGCCCATTCTGGAAGCCGTAGAACGTATCGTTACAGCAGGAATTCCGGTCATGGGACACCTGGGACTGACCCCACAGAGCATTTACCGTTTTGGCACCTATAAAGTGCGTGCACAGGAACCGGACGAGGCCGAACAGTTGCGGCGTGATGCCAAACTATTGGAAGAAGCTGGATGCTTTGCCATCGTGCTGGAAAAGATCCCGGCCGCGCTGGCTCGTGAAGTGACAGCCTCGCTGCGAATCCCAACCATCGGCATCGGCGCCGGAGTGGACTGTGACGGGCAGATCCTTGTATTGCACGATATGCTTGGCCTGACCACCGACTTCAATCCGCGCTTTGTGCGCCGCTATGCCCGATTGGCCGAAACCATTACGGAGGCTGTGCAACATTACGTGCAGGACGTGCGGCACCGTACGTTTCCTGCGCCTGAAGAAAGCTATTAA
- a CDS encoding OmpH family outer membrane protein, whose amino-acid sequence MRTRRIALRALIGVVFIGGLLQAEISLAQPMRIGYTDPDVIIVNMKEYRDIQQQLQKEAQESQTALQEMFNEYQQKLERYQRQRALLSEQRRQEREQELLRLQQEIQEASARRQQQLAQREAELMQPLLERVQQVIDQVAQEQNLDVVLRAQALLYVKEGRVVDITREVARRLGIEVPEDTTAIQQD is encoded by the coding sequence ATGCGCACTCGTCGTATTGCACTGCGGGCGCTGATCGGCGTCGTCTTTATAGGAGGCCTGTTACAGGCTGAGATTAGTCTGGCGCAGCCCATGCGCATCGGGTATACGGACCCCGATGTCATCATTGTCAACATGAAGGAGTATCGAGATATTCAGCAGCAGCTACAGAAAGAGGCGCAGGAGAGTCAGACGGCGCTGCAGGAGATGTTCAATGAATATCAGCAGAAACTGGAGCGTTATCAGCGTCAGCGGGCCCTGCTTTCTGAGCAGCGTCGTCAGGAGCGTGAGCAGGAACTGTTGCGGCTTCAACAGGAGATTCAGGAGGCTTCTGCGCGTCGGCAACAGCAGCTGGCTCAGCGAGAGGCTGAGTTGATGCAGCCGTTGCTGGAGCGCGTGCAGCAGGTGATCGACCAGGTGGCGCAGGAGCAAAACCTGGACGTTGTGCTGCGAGCACAGGCATTGCTCTACGTTAAGGAAGGCCGGGTGGTGGACATTACGCGTGAAGTAGCCCGGCGTCTGGGCATTGAAGTGCCGGAAGATACCACGGCAATACAGCAGGACTAA
- the bamA gene encoding outer membrane protein assembly factor BamA yields the protein MPQMKRMVVWLCSGLLLTLGVARAQTFAPNGVSRVVLQGLEIEGVQDESTRDIVRQASGLRIGQELALPGDPALAEAIRGIYRLGLFSQVQIIEQRRESEAVYLTIRVQEEPRLASYTFSGLKKGDRKELRKRLPLFRGARVRPTDIERSEQIIREYLKEKGYLLAQVRTRREENDQGEVILHFEVERGEKVKIGQIIFEGNEQVSDRKLRGKMKHTKQKSWWRFWRKARFDPDKFEEDLQAIIDYYNEKGFYDARIVHDTVYLAENTEDPELIVKITVHEGPRYYVRRIEWEGNTVFPDEVLTEALGIKKGDPFNRKKLEENLYGNRHSTDVSSLYMNRGYMLFRAEPRIQVVGRDSLDLYFDVYEGDVFEFGTINITGNTKTKEHVIRRELYTIPGQTFSRDAIQESIRRLAQLNYFNQEALAAGPEVQVNPEKKTVDLTYKVEEVGSDQLELSGTWGQLGLILMLRFTLNNFSAQNLFNGKAWRPLPAGDGQQLSLSIQTNGTYYQSYGLSFTEPWFRGRPNPVGFALDYTRFSDYPFFNNIGDLTTFTSRVFYERRLKWPDDYFTGSLGLGFQYFENNNFTTTLPRGVSREITLRAGLTRNSLDNPLFPTAGSLVRLSLDVALPFGDFVQYHKWRLKTNWNVPLFPKISLGFGTEFGFIGSITGDPVVFQRFIVGGSPFDTQGAFGYYGKDIVYMRGYPLGVLGPRLNNEPIGGRILNKYTSELRWLAVQSPQLQAAPYLFMDAANTWDRFATYNPAQLFRSAGFGVRLFLPILGMVELVYGYNFDEFQPIPTQGHDGSRRWYFQFSLGQGFNN from the coding sequence ATGCCACAGATGAAACGGATGGTGGTGTGGTTGTGCAGTGGACTGCTGCTGACACTGGGCGTGGCCCGGGCGCAGACGTTCGCGCCGAACGGTGTCAGCCGCGTTGTGCTGCAGGGATTGGAGATTGAAGGCGTCCAGGACGAAAGCACCAGAGATATTGTGCGGCAGGCCAGCGGGTTGCGTATTGGCCAGGAGCTTGCGTTGCCAGGCGACCCGGCGCTGGCCGAGGCAATTCGCGGCATCTACCGGCTGGGGCTGTTCTCGCAGGTGCAGATCATAGAGCAACGGCGAGAAAGTGAGGCCGTGTACCTGACCATCCGGGTCCAGGAAGAACCCCGGCTGGCCAGTTACACATTCTCCGGTCTAAAGAAAGGAGACCGAAAAGAACTGCGCAAACGGTTGCCGCTGTTTCGAGGGGCGCGGGTGCGCCCGACCGACATCGAGCGTTCCGAGCAGATCATTCGAGAGTACCTGAAAGAAAAAGGGTATCTGCTGGCTCAAGTGCGCACGCGTCGCGAAGAGAATGACCAGGGAGAGGTGATACTGCATTTCGAGGTAGAGCGAGGCGAAAAGGTCAAAATCGGTCAGATCATTTTTGAGGGCAATGAACAGGTCTCCGACAGGAAGCTCCGGGGCAAAATGAAGCATACCAAGCAGAAAAGCTGGTGGCGTTTCTGGCGCAAAGCCCGTTTCGACCCGGACAAATTCGAAGAAGACCTGCAAGCCATCATTGATTACTACAACGAAAAGGGATTCTACGATGCCCGGATTGTACACGACACCGTCTACCTGGCCGAAAACACCGAAGATCCGGAGCTGATTGTTAAGATTACCGTGCACGAAGGCCCCCGTTATTATGTGCGCCGCATCGAGTGGGAGGGCAACACGGTGTTTCCCGATGAGGTGTTAACCGAAGCGCTGGGCATCAAAAAAGGGGATCCGTTCAATCGAAAAAAGCTGGAAGAAAATCTCTACGGTAACCGGCACAGCACGGATGTCTCCAGCCTGTATATGAATCGGGGCTACATGCTCTTCCGTGCGGAGCCAAGAATTCAAGTGGTGGGCCGCGACTCGCTGGACCTTTATTTTGATGTATATGAAGGCGACGTCTTCGAGTTCGGGACTATCAACATTACGGGCAATACGAAGACGAAAGAACATGTGATCCGGCGCGAGCTGTACACGATCCCGGGGCAAACCTTCAGCCGTGATGCCATTCAGGAATCGATACGACGCCTGGCACAGCTCAACTACTTCAATCAGGAGGCACTGGCTGCAGGTCCCGAGGTACAGGTCAATCCTGAGAAAAAGACAGTTGATCTGACCTATAAGGTCGAAGAGGTAGGGAGCGACCAGCTTGAGCTTTCAGGAACATGGGGGCAGCTCGGACTGATTCTCATGTTGCGCTTTACCCTGAACAATTTCTCAGCGCAGAATCTGTTTAACGGCAAGGCCTGGCGGCCGCTTCCTGCCGGGGATGGCCAGCAGCTTTCCCTGAGTATCCAGACGAATGGCACATACTATCAAAGCTATGGACTATCGTTTACAGAGCCCTGGTTCCGGGGACGACCCAATCCGGTCGGTTTTGCGCTGGACTATACCCGCTTTAGTGACTACCCCTTCTTCAACAACATAGGTGATCTGACCACCTTTACCAGTCGTGTCTTTTACGAGCGGCGGCTGAAATGGCCCGACGACTATTTTACCGGCTCCCTCGGCTTAGGCTTCCAGTACTTTGAAAACAATAACTTCACCACCACATTGCCCCGGGGCGTCAGCCGGGAAATCACCCTGCGCGCCGGGCTGACGCGCAATTCACTCGACAATCCGCTGTTCCCAACGGCTGGTTCGCTGGTGCGGTTATCGCTTGATGTGGCGTTGCCGTTTGGGGACTTTGTACAATACCACAAATGGCGGTTGAAGACGAACTGGAATGTGCCGCTCTTTCCAAAGATATCGTTGGGCTTCGGTACCGAGTTTGGCTTTATCGGATCGATTACGGGCGATCCTGTGGTCTTTCAACGGTTCATCGTGGGAGGCTCTCCCTTCGACACGCAGGGAGCTTTTGGCTACTACGGGAAGGATATCGTCTACATGCGTGGCTATCCACTGGGTGTGCTCGGCCCCCGGCTGAACAACGAGCCCATTGGCGGACGTATCCTGAATAAGTACACGTCAGAACTGCGCTGGTTGGCCGTGCAGAGTCCCCAGCTACAAGCCGCTCCTTATCTGTTTATGGATGCAGCCAATACATGGGATCGATTTGCCACCTATAATCCGGCGCAACTTTTCCGTTCGGCCGGCTTTGGCGTACGCCTTTTCCTGCCTATCCTGGGCATGGTGGAGCTGGTCTATGGCTATAACTTTGACGAGTTTCAGCCCATTCCGACGCAAGGACACGACGGATCGCGGCGCTGGTACTTCCAGTTCTCGCTGGGACAGGGTTTCAACAACTAA